CAAATCAGACCGATCGGTCTGATTAATCCGATCGTGAACcagttttctttttgaattgatTTGTAACATAAAATTAcattgataaaaagttagttAAAACTATCAAAAATCGATTAAATCAGTTATCCGATTAGACTGATTGATTtgattctcaaacttttatttcttgttttccccaaatataatttaaattacctaaattgtaaaatttgatttattaATAGGAATAAGAAAACGCCACCACTTAACTTAAACATCACAATCACTCGTTTCCCTAAATGATTTCTAAATCAAGAAGTTTTCATCTCTATAATCTTATCAAATTAGTATCAGTGATTTTAATTTGCATTAATTtgcattaattttatttttcaagtaGTTTTGGAGAATGGACATGTTTTAGGTGtgaatttacatttttatatataatttttaggtGTATATTTGATTGCATGTCTAATATTTTTGGAACATTTTGTATGGTTGTCTGAATATAACCAAAaacttaatttcaatatttctcaaacttataatataaaataattacaaTATCATGTTGACATCAGCAGATTTTTAAGAATGGTATGATTGATCCAACTAGTTGACCCATGACCCAATAGTTTAGTTAAGTTACTATTTGGTCCGAATTTAACAACATTGCTGGCATGCTTTCCAACTCCAACAGGAGAAGGTGTTTAGTACCCCAACATAAGAAGGTGTTCAGTACAAAATTAGAGCCATACACAAAATTGGCATAGGATTGTGCATCAAATGGAATCATTAACTCACAGCAAAAACATTTATAACTAGTTTGGGAGTTgcggatagaaaagaaaagaagagaaaggttAACttatgagagaaaagaaaggataagaaAAGAAGATATGAGATTTTAATATTATTTGGGAGTTTATGAAAGATAGGATATGAATTTAAACACATTGGTCAATAAAAATCTCATTCAATAGCTTTTCAAGGATAGAAtgagcaatttcaaaattttttgtagGCTTTCTGCAACTTTCCTTTGCTTTCTGCCCGATTTgggatgaattttttttaactgtAGCTGGTCTCTATTTCCTTCTAAATtagttgttttcttttcttttctatttcacTAAAACTTCCAAACGTTGAAAACATTTAACTTTctcttcccttcttttttttttttcctgctcAAATCTTATctcccaaactagctattaGGCATGGAATAATTCCCTATCACGATCATACGGAGGTTCATGCTGCAGTTTTAAAACATTCAGTTTTTACCTTAATTACGggaaatgaaggaaattttgTACTGTACTACATGAAGTATTATGTTAGTCCTAACATAGGTCTACATGGACTATATACTACATTGGCCCTATGAGCCcgtttggattgtcattttctggaaatttttataaaaaaatatattataataatttgatatgTGTGGGATAAAAATGTaataaaaaatatgttcattaaaaatgtaaaaaattttttgaagaaaaatggcaatccaaGTTTTTGGAATCAGTCAAGTCTAAGCATGACTTTTaagttatatatatatggaaaaaaaaaaaaactcttggcATGAATTTGCTGGTTCAACGTTTGTTTCACATACGGAGTGTTTTGCACGTCTCAAAAGGAGAGTGGGTTTTCTGCAACCTTCAAATGCTGATGAAATATGAGAAGGACCGCCACGTAGACTCCTGGCCGACAAAAACAATAGGCGCAACAAAACCCTATTCCATCAGTTTTATGCAAACTTCGATACATAGACTGACGAAATTGTCcttttataaaatttatcatCCAGTAtgcaaatcaattttttttcttcatgctgttttaaatgaaaaaaattaccTTGCACTTTTTGTCCTATGAGAAGGCTTAGGCCTTGTCAGGATTGCAATTTTTTAGGgaaaaaattttacttttttttataaatatatttttcaatcattcttttcttttatatatatatatcaattattctctataaaaattattaaaaatagcaattcaaatagaaatttcGTTAACGTTAAGAATATTAAAAATGATTGCTTTTCTCAACCATCCCACTCTAGCAAATAAAATATTGGTTTGTGATCAACAAATTGAACTATTTTATTCAACAATACATGGGGTGAACAAAATGCCTAaatattaactaataaaacaaagACAGATAGAACTAGAATAAAGAGAACAATGATGTAAATGTCATACATGATTTTATTGGTTTACAAGTAACAATAAAgagaataaaattgaaaattcatgtaTAAAATCTAAGCTTGAAAACtctccaaaataaaaagttacAAAATATTCTAAAGAATTATTACACCTTTGCCTATCAGTTCTTTTCTTCTAAATTGTTCTAATTATTATATGTAAGTTCAATTAATACCTCTTCCTGTTTACACTCATGGCATAGCCACAAAAATcaacctaaaaccaaaattaattcaaaatatAATGCCAACACGCCAATGTCAACCAAGGACTAAGGACTacggagagaagagagaaaaggaaagagaagaagGGCAATTTGGTACTGTGAAACTACTCCATACGTGTCATCCATGTATTGTACTCCAGTGTACACCGTCCACAGCATCAACTTACATCATCCTCAATCCTCATCATCCCCAATCCTCATCATCTCATCTCATCACATCAGCATAGCGTTTCGAAATactcataataataataattcatattttttctcCCAAATTTGAGAAGTCATCTCTCCAAACTCTCTTCTAAACCTTCTTCTTTAAGTTCTCTCTCTATTTCTTTCTCTCTAATTAATGACTTTGATCAGATCCAAACATTTGCTATTACGACTTTTCCCCAATTTCCATTCCCATTCCCATTTCTTCCTCAAAATTCACATTTTAATCACAAAATAAGTACTAGTAAAAATCTATTGATATATTGTACATATAGATATCTGTATATACAGTTCTATCTgtatatatttcaatttgtgtgtgtgtgtgagagagagagagagagagaaagagagaaagagagaggtgGAAAAGAGCAATGGGAGGAGTTCCTTCGACACCGCGGTGGGGCAGTGCGGCGGAGATGAGACCGGCGGAAACGGCGGAGTACCTGATTGGAGCATTGGTTGGAGAGAAGTCGTATCCGCTAGCCTCTGATTACTGGCAGAAGCTTCTCGAGTCTCCTCTCCATCTCCGTTGGCCTTCTCATCGTGTTCTTCAAGCTTCTCAACTCTTCGGTTAGTTTAAAGCtcaagttttctctctttcgttattatgttttattattattttaatttttctttattcctTAATTTGATTCTGATTGATTTAGCTTCATAGCTGCATTGTGAAATTTAGGTTGGAGAACTGTAACAAACCAGTTTCTATTTTGTTCAAGTGTTTAAATTATGTAATTTTGCTAAGTTTTGTGCCTTAATCGTAGTTTTGAAGTTCCTGTTAACTAGTTTCATGCTTACTTTAGTTTAGGGTGCTTTAAAATCCAATTTTTATGGATTTCTGCTATAGGATTACCACAAAAATGTTGATTGAGGGATAATTGCGTGCATTTTTAACAAAGCTAATATTTGAAGATGTTTTGCTTGGGAACAAGCATTGATGTATGGTAGTATTAGGTTGATGGATGCTGCAAATTATGCATGTGAAGAGATATTTGATAGGTTAGCGTGTTATGGCTCTAAGAATAATTATCGTATGTGTTTCTTCAGTAATTAATTGTGCTATTTCAGGGGGACACGTGGAGGTAATGTACGTTCTTGAGTAATGCTTAGTGCTCTCGTGCTATTACACGTAGCAATGGAAATGATCGCTATACAGTGCTTGTTGAGGGTAACATGGTATGAGATAGAGTTTCTAGTTGAAGAGAGTTTTGAAGGATTATATTGTACGTATGACGACTTATGCCACTTTTAGAACCTTGTGCGTCTCCATATACATCATGCTGCATTCACGTTATTTTGAATGCCataaatgcatgtggttagttgtACTTGGAGGTGTAAAATGTGGAAAGTGTTGCCAACGTTGTTTAGTTGTGCCTCTTTAAAACCTTTTGGATGTTGACTGAAGTTAAAGAGCTACTTGCACTGGCCTATTTGGTAGTGCCTAATCAGATTGTGGTTGTTTCTAGCTGGGCTGCATGTTTAGTAACTTTTAGATAAGGCACTTTTTGTACGACATTCACTAAAATAACTTATGAACGGCATTTATTAACAATCAGAGACCTGAGCAAATATCATCTTCCGTCTTTGCTAACATCAAGGATTGTTTTATATCGCTAGGCCATTGTCATTTGATGCTGCAGCTATTATGTTAACCAACTTGATGTTAGTTTAGGAAATTCTGCAAGCTGTCATACATTAATTGATTTTCCAGTGTGCCTGCCTTTGGCAACTAATTATGCATTCGGTCTCCAAGTTTTTAGTAAACTAACTGAAAATGATAGTTTATTCTTGGACCTTAATCAACTTCTGAGCCATTTATTTTGCTTGCTTTTTCCCATCTTGCCCCACCCAAAGAAAGGAACAAACAAAATTGATGATGAGGGCTCTGTGATCTCTATCCCTAATTATGTGGCTTTCAAAGGAAGATTTACGAACTTTCCTATTTCTCGATGTTGTTTAAGATACATTTAAAATCATTAAACTAGCTTGCGTGAAAGGTAAGAAGAGGACTGAGTGATATATTTTTTGgccaatgaaggaatttcagttTTACATCTGGTTTGAATCTGTTTTGAGTGAGGTGGCCCATGATCTTTAACTTTTATTTTGCTGTGATAGTTTTGCTGATCGGCAATCTTTGTCTGAGCTTCTGTTGATTTCTGCAGCTCAGAACAACTGTAAAACAAGACACCTTGCCAAGATTTTAGTCCACCTAGCATGGTGTTTGCAAGAATGTGTGTCTGCTTCTGGTGTGCCCTCAGCAGCTCTTGTTAGAGCTCTTAATGCATTATACATCTCCTCTGTGTTCCTGAAGTACTTCATTGAGAATGCCAAAAGTGACCACTTTGAAGAATTGCACCTATCTCTAGATGAAAATGAGGCCAAACCAACTAGCTTCTCAAAAGGTGATCCATTTGTGCCATTTTGTTCTTATTTTGATTGTGACTATTACTTATATTTTGTGCCTTTAGTTGATCCACCTTCCCTACTCTCCTGTCTGACAATCCAACCCTTTTTTCTAAAGGAGGAGGTCCAGGTAGATTCCAAGTGAAGATAGTTTATGGAATTTTGTTGGCAGAAAATTGTACATTTTCTTAATTAGGAACTCTACAAAGATATATTTTCCTAGTAAAGCCTTTCTCATCACTGGTTCTTATTTCGTCTTACTTTTGAAGCAGATCAAACTATTGAACAGCTGGTCATGCATAGTGTGCTTAGTTTTCTAGGAAAAGTAGATGTAAGGTATGTTGGTAATAATTCACTAATATCTTTTTTCCAAGATGATAGTATTATAGTGCTAACTAATACCTGTTTCCAACAGCACCAATACATATCTTCTACACCATGAACTTCTTAACTTCATGCTCATTGCAATGTCAACCCAACTTCTTAGTGGACCTTCACCAGGTCCAGATGATAGCCACCCTTTTATTGATGCTATGATGGTTCAGGTAACTGGGAGAAAGGTTGCTTTTTGGCTTGCTTTGTCTCATAAGTCTGTTATTATTCCCTTTGTTTTCTATTGATATTTCTCTTCCATGCAGGAAAGCTCTTTGGTTAGTTTGGTAGTCTCTAAGCTACTTCTAAATTACATCAGACGACCTAACTTCCCCATTGATAGTTCATCTTACAGCATATTCTCAGAAGTAAATCAGACTGGTGTGCTACAGAGAGTTGGCTCTGCAGCTGGTATAtgaaaatttctctttcttgcaAAATTAACACTAGTCATCACTTTCTCCATTTGTCTTTgtttttttgctcaaaatttctaaaagaaaataaagagagCTGCTAGCTCCTCTCTTAAACATGAATAATTGGTAGAAGATAACATGTACTTATTCTGATTTATTGCCCAAACACAAAGTGTTTCCAAACACACATCTCTAGGTGCAAATCTCCCTACATGTATTTCTCGCAATGCATTCAGTTTCCATCAAGGTGGTTGTTGCCTCCTTGTACTTCAAATAACCAATATGTGGTGTATAACGATCTATCTAGTTGATTCATCATCAGATTTCAGATGTTGTTAAAGTTTGAATAGAGAGTTTCCTTGTCACAAGTTTTCTTTTATATACTACTCTATAatagaattttttaaaatggCATGTGTTTAAGCTATTATCTTGTTTCATAAGCAAATCTATTACCATTTTTTGGGTTAAGGTTTTCTAATGATATCTGGTGGAtgtttaagaaaaatatttcGAAACTTGAGCTTTGATATGTATGATTTGACATCCTCTTTTGAGGTTTAGCATGTAACCTGTGTTTTATATACTACAGTATTTAAATTGATTTTCCTAGCACTCGATAAAACAACTTGTTGTGGCTTGCAGCAAATTTTGTGCTATTGCCGTTTAATCTCTTTGTTGGTTCAAGTGGAGAAGCTACAAGAAGTCCTTTGGCAGAGAATAGTCTTAATGTTCTACTTATCCTTATCCATTATCGGAAATGTATTGAAACGGATTATGTGAAAGATAGAGGTGATCACAGCTCAGAACCTCTCCCAAAGGAAGACGCATGTTTTTCTGAAAACCCTTACTGCAAGGCCTTAGAAAATGCTCAGGATATTGAATGTAAGCCTTCCCTCTAGTTGTCCTTTGAATGCTGTCTTATGTTTGTATGATTTTGCATTTCTCATCTTCTGCCTGCAGTTGATCGCCTGGACGTTGAGGGGAATGTTCAAAATGGTCCTCTTGTGAGATTGCCTTTTGCTTCTCTCTTTGATACTCTTGGCCTGTAAGTATGAATTATTTCTTCTCAGCATGGAACTGCATTATTTCCACAAAGTTATGTCTTGCATAATGTTCTAATTGAGAAGCttatgaaaaattaaatttggctCTGTGATGCTGAAACAATGACTAGGTGTCTGGCATAATATTGGGCGTCGTTGGTAACTTTACTTTTTTTACAGTACCTTTATATGTAAATGGCTGGTGAACCTCTGTTTTGAAGTTTCAGAAAGTATGAATTTGCTCTTCTTCTATATGTTTACACCAAAGTTTCCAAGTCACAGTTTAATTAGGtttgatagttttttttttttcagaaacttAAAATAGCTGTATCTCTTCAGGTATTTGGCTGATGAAAGATCTATCCTCCTACTTTACTCAATGGTGCAAGGGAACTCAGCTTTTCTAGAATATGTTTTGGTGCGAACAGACCTCGATACCTTGGTACGGAGTCTATCATTTTTTCTGCTTGAAATTTTGAAGTTGAGGTGATATGAGAGAAAATATATACCGAAAGAAAGTCATTACTTAAAGGAAACAGTATATGACAAAAATATAGGGGGAAAAAAAGCCTAGCTTTAAACAATCTGGCTTCAGAGTAGTACAGCATATGATATACTATGTCAAAGAGCTTTATCTGTTGAATTCGTCTTCCTAATGAATCAACAGTTGATGCCCATGCTGGAAACGCTTTATAATGCATCAAGGAGGACATCAAATCAAATTTACATGGTGCTGATCATCCTTCTTATACTTAGTCAGGATTCCTCTTTCAATGCCAGTATTCATAAACTGGTGAGTATTGCCTCTCTGAGCTTGGAACCAGTGTGAAGGTAAGGTATTGATTTACTAATCGCCTTGCAGATGCTGCCTAATGTTCCATGGTATCAAGAACGGCTCCTCCATCAAACATCTCTTGGTTCTCTTATGGTCATAATCCTCATCAGGACTGTGAAATACAACTTATCTAAGCTCCGGGTATGATTTGAGGCATCTTTAATGGACACACTCTTCTTCCTGCTTCTGAGTTCCACTATATTCCCCGGTGATGGATCGTTAAATGGACGTGTCATAGAGCCATTTTTTTATCACTGGAAGAATTGAATGCTTTGTAGGGAATTTTAGATGGCTATTACGTTTGAGAAAGATGAGATTAGCTTAATTGTAATCTGTAATTGTTTCCTGTATTCTATACGGATATTTCATTTTAACCAACTATATGCTGCCATCATTTTTGATGGATATTGTGAAGCAGGATGTTTATCTCCACACAAATTGTCTTGCAACTCTGGCAAATATGGCACCCCATGTTCATCGGCTGAGTGCTTATGCATCACAGCGGTTGGTCAGCCTGTTTGATATGCTTGCACGAAAGTATTCTCTCGCTTCGCTTCGCTTTCTTTTGAATTTATAACTGTTATCTAAATGATTATTCTGCATTCTTGGTTCCATGCCTTAACCTTTCAGTTGGAATTCTGTCTCTTATTGGtgatttcaaaattgaaacaatGTCTAGGTACAATAAATTAGCAGAAATGTCGAATAACAAGATGCATATGCCTAATGGTGAATCAAGAGAAGAAGACAACCTTCCAGAAGATACGGTATTGCAGTTCATGGCCTTAATGCTTTACAACTAATCTCTGTTTGCATACTGTTTGTATGCATATTGTACAAACAAACTTATTCTTATTTGTATTACTGCAGACTGCAGAACTACATATTTATACTGACTTCTTAAGAATTGTTCTGGAAATATTGAATGCAATCCTGACGTACACTCTGCCGCGGAATCCTGAGGTATTTTTGTTTAGCTTTTCTCTGATCTGTAAAGTTGTTCTTACTATTTCTGTTCATGTGGATACAAGTAATACTTCTTAATTGTTGCATTTTTCAATGCCTGTTTCCATCTTGCAGGTTGTTTATGCAATCATGCACAGGCAGGAGGTCTTTCAACCTTTCAGGAATCATCCCCGTTTTAACGAGCTGCTTGAAAACATATTCACGGTATGTGCCTTGGCTATTAAAATAGTCTTAGCTCGTATTTTTGGCTGGATCAATTTGAGTTTATGATGATAATGGATGTTTAAGATCTCTATACTTCAGCTGCACTTTGACATCGTACTTACGCACATTTGGTTTTGTAGGTTTTGGACTTCTTCAATAGTCGAATGGATGCTCAAAAAATGGATGGTGAATGGTCAGTGGAGAAAGTACTTCAGGTTATAGTCATCAATTGCCGATCCTGGAGGGGTGAAGGCATGAAGGTGTGAAACATATGCTTGTCTTACTGCTTAATCCATTATAATACTTTTTATTACTGTACTTTAATGCGTCCATCCATCACTTATTATTTCTTAATTCTTATGAATTCTAGTTTAATGCTGAACTCTTTCTCTTGAATAGATGTTTACACAGTTACGTTTTACATATGAACAAGAGAGTCATCCTGAAGAGTTCTTCATTCCATATGTGTGGCAGCTAGTTTTGTCCTGCAGGTAAGCATTTGCTCCTTGCTATCATTGTTCTCTCGAGAAGTTTTTCAATGGACTGCAACGTAGTGAAGCACTTGTAGAATGTAGCATCCTCTTTAACCCTACCCCCTGAGGGAACTGCCCCCTTCCTATAAGGGGGAAAAAGGACTGAATGAGAAGGATGGAAGATTGTTTAATGTCtaattatgtgaattgcatTTGTTTTTAAGAACATAGTGAATTCATTATGCTTCATTCTGTCAAATTTTGATTTGTGGTGCTTATCTATTAGTTGTTAGCTGGCCGTTGAgtagattgaattgaacaacaGTCTGGTAGTATATCATAGTccgttcaatttttttttaaactcaaaAGACCCGCATCAGTCAACTGATTCCGCTCTTACCTCTTTTGCAGCAGTTTCAGTTTTAATCCCAACAGCATAAATTTGTTTCCAGTTGACCTGCCACTGGAGGTGAGTATTTTATGTTTGTTTACTTTTGGCTTTTGGGCATTGAAATGTCAAATTTTAATTGTTGACTCTGAATTTAGTAGACGAAATTGAACTGAAATGTGCGTACTGATTGCTTAAGTTTTTTCTTCCAGACTTTATGTTGTATTCCTTGTTTTGGTGTTTGAtatcaaatcttgattttgtcGGCCAGAAACAGGATAGCTTTGTGGGAGAGGACGGTCAAAAGCTTCAAAGCGGTGGGCTTAATGGTCTTGAACAGCAGGTGGACGTATTAGTCTGATAGATCTATCCATCGTTAGAAAACCATGTTTGTGTAAATAGATACAGGCGATATGGTAAATGTATTCTTgtcattcttttttgtttatatAACCGAAGAGTGTAGAAAGCCTTCCCTTGATGGGCAAGTTCTCTTGCCCCTGAGCCATCACCATTGTAATGAATAAGAGTTGCGGCTCAAATTTGGTTGCATGATATAGTGACGACGCTCTTTTCTCAGTTTTGGCAAAATTGCATCTGTATGATTGAACATCCcaccgccccccccccccccccaaccccccAAACCCACAAAAACACACCACacacaaaacccaaaaaaaaaaaacccaaaaacaatAAACCCAAGcgaagaaattaaaataaaaaagaaaattgaaaggaGGAGTTGTTTAGTTTCTAAATTTCAATATATAAGCTTTATCCATTGTAGAAGTTGTGGCAAGAGAGAGCTTTCGTGTGATGGGAGCAGTCTTTATTGTTATTGAGTTAAAGGGCTAGTGTTAAATAATTAAATTGAACGGATTCTGCACAGGAACATTTTCTGAGGTGACTAGGCATGTTCTGATTACGTGGTGGTGTCTACTGCTCTTTCTTTCTTCCGTTATTAATGTGCTTTAGGAGCTTGTGCTTGAAAATAACACAGATGAATATTAATAACACAGATGAATTTCAAATTCTGAATTTACTTTATTCCGAAGTACGTTCTTGCAAATTCCATAGAGACAGATGCTCCACTATAATGCTGAACCATGATTATCTGTCTACACAAGGGCACCTCCTTTGAGATATTCAGTGAACGCAAGAGCTATCAGGCCTAACATAGCAAATCTGCCATTCCACAACTCAGCATCTGAATTCATGAACCCCCCACCCTCTGCTTCAGCCCTGACCCCTCTAAAAAGAGGGATCAAGGAAGCTGTAGACAGCAAGACACTAGTCCCAATGAACCATAGCAGCCCACCATCATTGATCTGAGCGAACAGATCCTGACCCTTGCCTAGCTCTACACCTATAGCTGCAACAAACCCTATCATGGCAAGCCGGCCATTTATCCTCTCTGGTCCAGGCCCGCTGAACGCAAGAACGTCTTCAAATTTGGTGCTGACCTGATGCAAAGTGAAGATTCGTTAGTATcctcctatatatatatatatatatatatatatatatatgcatttcGTTCAATTTATGTTACAAAATGTAATCTATAATAGATATCCTTAGATGCaatttatttcaagaaaaaactTGATCTTAGCTCGCAACCTTTGGTTTTGGGGCAGGATTAGGCCGGGCAACATTTGGCTGGGTTGGCTGAGGAGCTGCGTCTGCTGTCTCTTTATCATTTTCCTGCTATATCAAAAGGAAGCAACAGATCAGCATttaattctcaaaaaaaaaaaaagaaaaggaaattggaAAGATTCTAGAGACTGACTTCAGCCATGCTTCTGACTCTGAAGTTGGCCCTCTTTGGCAGATGAAGCCCACAGCTTAATCGAACAACTTGGTTTAGCTCCCTTCGGCTGAAGACTCCGGCAACTGGGCTACCGAGAAAAGATTGCATGGCAACTGAGGCAGCCATAGTATCCCCACTCTTCTATTTGCAAGCGCTAGAAATCAAAACAATCTAACAGCAATCAGAAGCTCCAAAGGCAGTAAAGGAAGCGATGAAAAATGGTTTCAGCAGTTACAAATTTAGCTGACTAATCCTAAGATTCCTGAGACAACAAGTTTCGACATGTGTCGATCTTTATAATGCATGGGGGCAGCCAAGGTGAGAAAGGTGGTGGATATTTTGAATCCACGTAGTAAGATGTGGGCCTTTAAAGGTACTGGAGTCACGTGGGTGCATATGGTCCTGTAAGTACATATTGGAGTGGGCAACAGCAACGCCATGACCATAAGTTTCAATTGCAAAGCAGGCTTGGCAAATGAGGCCAATATTGGTCTAGGTAGTCTCTAGGGCTTTCTAGAGTAAACGCCAAACCTTCAAGCTCAAGAAGTGGGAGTTTGCTTCCAAAATCTTTCCCTTCCAAAACTGGTGGTTTGATTTGTTGTATAAGCTGTAAGCAATTAACGAGGACTGCCAAGTAAAGGTGCAATCGAATCGAATTGATCCCAATTAATGTCATCGAGTTCGAGCCtgaactcgagttcgatttGATATAACAATGTTGGAGATTGAATTCGACTCAATCGAGTATGAATTTTTATGATCGAGTTTGATTCGCTAGATTTATCAAATTCTCGAGTTTTAACACGTTAACTTTCGATATTCGATTTATTTGACTAATCAAACAATTCGAGATAAATTTGAACGAGTAACTAAACTGCTCGTGAATTATTGGGTTGATTTGCAGTCCCATTACTAAAATACCAAATATGTGATGCTGTGTTACATTTATGGTTTCGCATTAGCACATTGACGGAGTTAATAGTATTGGAGAGTAGGGAAATTTGTCT
This Coffea arabica cultivar ET-39 chromosome 3e, Coffea Arabica ET-39 HiFi, whole genome shotgun sequence DNA region includes the following protein-coding sequences:
- the LOC113736588 gene encoding early light-induced protein 2, chloroplastic-like isoform X2, which encodes MAASVAMQSFLGSPVAGVFSRRELNQVVRLSCGLHLPKRANFRVRSMAEENDKETADAAPQPTQPNVARPNPAPKPKVSTKFEDVLAFSGPGPERINGRLAMIGFVAAIGVELGKGQDLFAQINDGGLLWFIGTSVLLSTASLIPLFRGVRAEAEGGGFMNSDAELWNGRFAMLGLIALAFTEYLKGGALV
- the LOC113736588 gene encoding early light-induced protein 2, chloroplastic-like isoform X1; translation: MAASVAMQSFLGSPVAGVFSRRELNQVVRLSCGLHLPKRANFRVRSMAEQENDKETADAAPQPTQPNVARPNPAPKPKVSTKFEDVLAFSGPGPERINGRLAMIGFVAAIGVELGKGQDLFAQINDGGLLWFIGTSVLLSTASLIPLFRGVRAEAEGGGFMNSDAELWNGRFAMLGLIALAFTEYLKGGALV